From uncultured Methanobrevibacter sp., a single genomic window includes:
- the wecB gene encoding non-hydrolyzing UDP-N-acetylglucosamine 2-epimerase has translation MKIATILGTRPEIIKMAPIIAEINKRNINHVVLHTGQHYDKEMSDNFFRDLEIPAPDYNIHVGSGTHAKQTGLMMSGIEKILLKEKPDIVLVQGDTNAVLAGALVSAKLHIAVGHVEAGLRSFDLTMPEEINRRVADVCSVMYYIPTEESAINLLAEGFSRKNLFITGNTVVDACFRHLEIAKKRGFGEESLKELDIDGMDNILTLTMHRAENVDIKERVTNIIDALKELTDVDIIFPIHPRTKNTLEKFGLFEELNSLSHVHIVKPIGYLDFLLLTSKSVLILTDSGGLQEEAITLDVPALTLRYNTERPETVAAGGNILVGANKEAILENANRILNDKEFADKMKNAVNPYGDGDAAVKTVDAIEKYYHEGKLNITAPEDIMDSFTREMTQIDADITVSEFEQSENALVHMVHDGVKMRFPTDDMNLKGMMITYDKRK, from the coding sequence ATGAAGATAGCGACAATTTTAGGGACCAGGCCAGAAATTATTAAGATGGCTCCCATTATAGCTGAAATCAATAAAAGAAACATTAATCATGTTGTTTTGCACACGGGTCAGCATTATGATAAGGAAATGTCAGATAACTTTTTCAGGGATTTGGAAATTCCTGCTCCTGATTATAATATTCATGTTGGATCAGGAACTCACGCTAAGCAAACCGGACTGATGATGAGCGGCATCGAAAAAATATTGCTAAAAGAAAAGCCAGATATTGTCCTTGTTCAGGGAGATACCAATGCTGTTCTTGCAGGCGCACTGGTCAGTGCCAAATTGCACATTGCGGTAGGTCATGTTGAAGCAGGTCTCAGGTCATTTGATTTGACTATGCCTGAAGAGATTAACAGAAGAGTTGCTGATGTATGCTCTGTAATGTATTATATTCCAACTGAAGAGTCTGCAATTAACCTTTTGGCTGAAGGATTTTCAAGAAAAAATCTGTTTATAACTGGAAACACTGTAGTTGATGCATGTTTCAGGCATCTGGAGATTGCTAAAAAACGAGGATTTGGAGAGGAATCTCTTAAAGAACTTGACATTGATGGTATGGATAACATTTTAACTTTAACAATGCACAGAGCTGAAAATGTTGATATAAAAGAAAGGGTGACAAATATTATAGATGCCTTAAAGGAATTAACCGATGTGGATATTATCTTTCCGATTCATCCAAGAACTAAAAATACTCTTGAAAAATTTGGCCTGTTTGAAGAGTTAAACAGTTTAAGTCATGTTCACATTGTTAAACCAATAGGATATTTGGATTTCCTGCTTTTAACTTCAAAATCCGTATTGATACTTACAGATTCTGGAGGTCTGCAGGAAGAGGCAATAACTCTTGATGTTCCTGCATTGACATTAAGATACAATACCGAAAGGCCAGAAACAGTTGCTGCAGGAGGAAACATCCTTGTGGGAGCTAATAAAGAGGCCATTTTGGAAAATGCAAATAGGATATTGAATGATAAAGAATTTGCAGACAAAATGAAAAATGCAGTAAATCCGTATGGTGATGGTGATGCTGCAGTAAAAACTGTTGATGCAATAGAAAAATACTACCATGAAGGTAAACTGAACATCACTGCTCCAGAAGATATAATGGACTCATTTACAAGAGAAATGACACAAATTGACGCAGATATTACTGTCAGTGAATTTGAACAGTCTGAAAACGCTCTGGTCCACATGGTCCATGACGGTGTGAAAATGAGATTCCCTACTGATGATATGAACTTAAAAGGAATGATGATTACTTATGACAAACGAAAATGA